A window from Carassius gibelio isolate Cgi1373 ecotype wild population from Czech Republic chromosome B3, carGib1.2-hapl.c, whole genome shotgun sequence encodes these proteins:
- the LOC127953421 gene encoding zinc finger protein 239-like, with amino-acid sequence MMLTFRGPQMMLSLNQQTELTNIATKLIEEKEEKEESSEVEEKSHVKTGGKPLSLKVHQKTHTGVREYMCFECEKTFSLASRLKLHQRIHTGEKPYRCSHCDKRFSDSSNLKTHERIHTGEKPYKCSHCDKRFSYSSYLKTHERIHTGEKPYKCSHCDKRFIKSSGQKTHERIHTGEKPYKCSHCDMRFSKLSGQKTHERIHTGEKPYKCSHCDKTFNDSSSLKTHERIHTGEKHYKCAHCVKTFNDSSSLITHERIHIGEKHYKCAHCDKTFSDSSSLKMHGRIHTGEKLYKCSH; translated from the exons atgatgctgaccttcagaggaccccagatgatgctatccctgaatcaacaaacagaactaacaaacattgctacaa AGTTAATTGAAGAAAAAGAGGAGAAAGAAGAATCAAGTGAAGTTGAGGAGAAAAGTCACGTCAAAACTGGAGGAAAACCTTTGAGTTTGAAAGTACATCAGAAAACACACACtggtgtgagagagtacatgtgcttcgagtgtgaaaagacttttagtTTAGCAAGCAGATTAAAACTGCaccagaggatccacactggagagaaaccttacaggtgttcacactgtgacaagagattcagtgattcatcaaatctgaaaacgcatgagaggattcacactggagagaaaccttataagtgttcacactgtgacaagagattcagttaTTCATCATATCTGAAAacgcatgagaggattcacactggagagaaaccttataagtgttcacactgtgacaagagattcattaaATCATCAGGtcagaaaacacatgagaggattcacactggagagaaaccttacaagtgttcacactgtgacatgaGATTCAGTAAATTATCAGGtcagaaaacacatgagaggattcacactggagagaaaccttataagtgttcacattgtgacaagacattcaatgattcatcatctctgaaaacgcatgagaggattcacactggagagaaacattataagtgtgcacactgtgtCAAGACATTCAATGATTCATCATCTCTGATAACGCATGAGAGGATACACATTGGagagaaacattataagtgtgc